From the Ferviditalea candida genome, the window AGTCTGCTGCCTCCCGTATTTGTCGCTGTTTTGCGGGAAGCCGATATCCACCCTCGTTTAACGCAAGCGGTTGCCCATGTTCATCGGCAGGTGGAGCGCGGCTTGCCGGCCTGCATCAATTTCATTACAGGCCCCAGCCGGACGGGCGATATTGAAATGGATCTCGCCTTTGGCGTTCACGGTCCTGGCAAAGTTCATATCATCTTGCTAACCGACTGACGACACAAAAGAGCGGGACCGAGGCTGCCATCTCTTATCTTATTTAAATTTTAGGAGGTAATGAGCATGATCGTATTATTGGCCAAATATTATTGCAAGCCCGGCAACGGAGATCAAGTGCAGGCGTATTTGCAGGAAGTCAAGCCTCTGGTGGAAGCGTCGGAGCCTGGCTGCAAGCTGTATCACGTCAGCCGCTCCAACGATAATCCAGATTTATTTATCATCTACGAGCACTATGTTGATCAAGCCGCGCTGGAGGCGCACAGAGAAACTCCGCACTTTATTGCGATTATTGAAGGTAAGATTATTCCTTTGCTGGAACGCCGTGAACGGGAGCTGTCGACGCTGATTTAGGCTTGAACGAAAATTTGCGACGGGAAAAGCTTGATGGTGATCGTCCGTTGCATGATTGGGCATGTAAGAAGACTTACATAGCTCTGGCTAATATGATGACCGCCGCCGCGACTGAGATTTGATGCGTATCGCAATAAAAAAAGCCGACCGCCCTGAAAAGTCAAATGCCTAAATCCGCAATTGTTGGTTGGATAAATGTTCCTTTCTTGGGCAAACTGACTCAGGAAAGGCGGTGTACAAAAATGCCGGAAAAACGTAAAGAAAAAACTCAACCATCTATAGCGCCAGGTATGAGTACTCATGATGATCTTGAGAAAAAAGCGACCGAGGAGGAGATCGCTTCCAATGACTCGACCTCCGTTACCCGGTTGTATTTGGATCGGACGCCGAATGATTAAGGCGTCCATTTTTTGTTTCGGATAAGACAAGAATTCCTTATGCTTAAACCTGGGCGGATTCGAATTTGGTGACCTCCTGCAGCAGTTTTTCCGACATACCCGCTATGCATGTCGAGCTTTCCGCGACTTGATTTACAATTTCAAATTGTTGGTTTGCGGCTCTGGCGACTTCCTCCGAATTTTCAGCAGCCTGCTCGATAATCGCCGAAATTTCGATCACGCTGTCCTTGATTTGCATCGAGCCGGTTTTTAAGCGTTTCACTCGTTCGTGACGAACAGGGAACACCGCTGTATTTCATTGCCCAATTCCAAGATATTTCGGAACGCAAAACCTCAAAAATGTTAATGAAAGAAAATCAGCAGCGTTACGAATCGCTGTTTGAAAATCATCCCGATCCCGTTTTGCTGCTTTCGCGCGAAGCAGAAATTTTGAATATGAACGATGCCGGCGAAAAGATCACCGGCTATACAAAAGATGAACTGCTTCCATTCAAATCGAATCTGCTGCATGAGGATCAAGAGCTGTATCGCCGGCACTTCCATCAAGCTTTAAAGGGAGAATCTCAAGAGTTTGAAAGCATCATTCGGTATAAGGCCGGACAAGCCATTTTATTAAGAATTACTCTTGTCCCGATCATGGTGGATAAAGAAATCATCGGGGTTTATTGTATTGCCAAAGATATCAGCGAGTATCGAAAAATGCAAAGATCCCTGCTTGAAAGCATTTTGAATTTGTTGAGTTATAGTAGGAGAGTGGTTTATTATAAAAGAAGTGTGCAAGTAAAGAAAAAGAACGGGGAAAAGGTGCGGAATCATGAGTATATTAGCTGTCAAAAATTTAAGCCACGGATTTGGCGATCGCGCGATTTTCAATGACATTTCCTTTCGATTGCTCAAAGGCGAGCATATCGGCCTGATCGGCGCCAACGGCGAGGGAAAATCGACTTTTATGAATATCATTACCGGCAAGCTGGAGCCGGATGGCGGCAAGATCGAATGGTCCAAAAACGTCAGGATCGGCTATCTCGATCAGCATACGGTATTGGAGAGAGGTTTGTCTATCCGCGATGTGCTGAAGAGCGCTTTTCAATATTTGTTGGACCTGGAAGCTGAAATGAATGAGATCTGCAGCCGGATGGGCGATGCTGACCCGAATCAATTGGAAAAGCTGCTGGAGGATCTGGGCGTCATCCAAGACCAGCTCACCAACAGCGATTTCTATACATTGGATGCCAAGGTGGAGGAAATCGCTAGGGGTCTGGGGCTGCATGAGATCGGCCTTGACCGGGATGTGCAGGACTTAAGCGGCGGTCAGCGCACCAAGGTGCTGCTGGCCAAGCTTCTGCTGGAAAAGCCGGATATGCTTCTGTTGGACGAGCCCACGAACTATCTGGATGAGCAGCACATCGAATGGCTGAAAAGATACCTGCTGGAATATGAGAATGCCTTTATTCTGATTTCCCATGATATTCCTTTCCTGAACAGTGTCGTCAATCTGATATATCATATGGAAAATCAGGAACTGAACCGATATGTCGGCGACTATGACAATTTCCTGCAGGTCCATGAAATGAAAAAACAGCAGCTGGAGTCCGCCTATAAAAGGCAGCAGCAGGAAATCGACGAATTGAAGGACTTCGTCGCCCGCAACAAAGCACGGGTATCCACCCGCAATATGGCCATGTCCCGGCAGAAAAAGCTCGATAAAATGGAAGTGATCGAACTGGCCAAGGAAAAGCCGAAGCCTACCTTTGATTTTAAAGAAGCGAGAGCCTCGGGTAAAATGATTTTTGAAACGTCCAATCTGGTGATCGGATACGATGAGCCCCTGTCAAGACCTTTGGATCTGAGGATGGAACGCGGACAGAAAATCGCCTTGACCGGAGCGAACGGGATCGGCAAAACGACGCTGCTCAAAAGCATTCTTGGCGAGATCAAGTCCGTTTCGGGAACGGTGGAGCTTGGCGATTACCTGTATATCGGGTATTTTGAGCAAGAAATCAAAGGGGCCAACTTTAAGACCTGCATCGAGGAAGTATGGGAAGCCTTTCCTTCGTTCACACAATTTGAGGTGCGCGCCGCGCTGGCCAGATGCGGCTTGACGACCAAGCATATCGAGAGCAAAATCGAAGTGCTGAGCGGCGGGGAAAAAGCGAAGGTTCGCTTATGCAAGCTGATCAATAAGGAAACGAACCTGCTGGTGCTGGACGAGCCTACAAATCACCTGGATGTGGACGCCAAAGAGGAATTGAAGCGCGCGCTGAAGGAATACAAAGGAAGCATCCTGCTGATCAGCCATGAGCCTGAATTTTACCGGGATGTGGTGACCGAGATCTGGAATTGCGAAACCTGGACAACGAAAGTGTTTTAGTCGCAGGGCAGAAAGGATCAGTGATTTGCCGTGGAAACCTGGAAACGCAATTTATGGCTGCTCTGGTTCGGCAGTCTGATTACCTCCGCGAGTTATACGATGGTGATTCCCTTTCTGCCTCTGTTCCTGATTCAGATTGGCGTGCATCAGCATGAGGAACTGTGGTCGGGCCTGCTGTTCAGCAGCGCGTTTCTGGCGGGGGCGATTGCCTCGCCCTTTTGGGGGGCCATGGGAGACAAGTACGGCAGAAAACCGATGATTGGGCGCGCTGGCCTTGTTTTGTTTGTCACCTACTGCCGCTTCTGGATTATCGGGTGGCTTTCGCAAGCGCCGGAGTTATGGTGCTGTCGGCGACATTGCTGGTGATTTTCTGGGTGACGGAACAGAAATTCGCTCCGCGGACTGAGCGGGGCGGCGTCATCCAGTCGTTAAAAATAGCCGGACGCAACCGGATGTTTTTAAGTGTGCTGCTTATCACCCTGTTAGCCCAGTTTTCCGTCATGACCATTGAGCCTGTTTTGCCTCTGTACATCGTGGAAATCGGAGGCTCGGTCAAGGACGCCTCGCTCCTGTCGGGCATTATTTTCTCGCTGCTTGGGATCGCCAGCATTCTGTTTGCCCCGAGATGGGGGAATCTGGCGGATCGAATCGGTTTTCGCAAAGTTTTGATCATCGGGCTGCTTTTCGGGGGACTCGGCAATATAGCGCAAATTCTTTTTCACAGCATCTGGGGCTTCTCGATTGTCCGGTTTATCTACGGCGCGTTCTTTTGCGCCGTATTTCCGGCTATAAACGGACTTGTCGTACAGTCCACGCCTAGCGAATTTCGCGGGCGTGCCTTCGGAATCAACCAGACTGCCAATCAAATCGGAGGCATGCTGGGACCGATTGCGGGCGGCTTGATCAGCGGTGTCTTTTCCATTCACAGCATATTTTGGATCACCGGATTTATTTTGCTGTTCGCGATGGTTGTCGCTTTTCAATCCTATTCCAAAGACGATTTTGCAAACCCTTCGAAAAACAATCCGGCAAAGACGACCGCAGCGGGTGAATCCTGACAGCCGACATGGCAATCCGTATGCGTGTGTAATCGCAGCAGCTTGACATCAAAAATCAGGATGTGTTATATAAAAAATAGATTTAGCACTCGCTTGAACAAAGTGCTAGCAACCGGCTATCTTATTTATATTCATTGAATTGAAAGGAGACACGATTCATGGCAAAAAAACAGTTTAAAGCAGAATCGAAAAGATTGCTGGAAATGATGATCAACTCCATTTACACGCAGAAGGAAATCTTCCTGAGGGAGCTTATTTCGAATGCCAGCGATGCGATTGACAAAATCTATTACAAGGCCTTGACCGACGATCGGCTGGTATTTAACAAGGAAGATTATTACATCAAAATTACAGCGGACAAAGCCGCTCGAACCTTGACGATCAGCGATACGGGAATCGGGATGACGAAAGACGAGCTTGAGAATAACCTGGGGGTGATCGCTCAGAGCGGCTCCTTCGCATTCAAGAAAGAGAATGAATTGAAGGACGGGCACAACATTATCGGCCAATTCGGGGTGGGATTCTATTCCGCCTTCATGGTGGCGGATGTGGTTACGGTCATCAGCCGGGCTTTGGGCAGCGAAGAAGCCTTCAAGTGGGAATCCAAGGGGGCGGACGGCTACACGATTGAGCCTGCAGAGAAGGAAACTGTCGGGACCGAGATCATATTGAAAATCAAAGAGAATACCGAAGATGAACGGTTCGATGAGTTTTTGGAGGAGTACCGATTAAAGGCGATTATCAAAAAATACTCCGACTTTATCCGCTATCCGATCAAGATGAATGTGACGGGGCATCGGCCGAAGGAAGGCGCCGACAATGAATTCGAGGAATATACGGAGGAGCAAACCGTCAACAGCATGGTCCCGATCTGGCGGAAGAACAAGAGCGAGCTGACTCAAGAGGATTATGACAATTTTTACTTTGAGAAGCGCTACGGCTTCGACAAGCCGCTGAAGCATATCCATATCAGCGCCGACGGGGCGGTGGTGTATCATGCCATCTTGTTTATCCCGGAGAGCACCCCGTTCGACTATTACACCAAGGAATATGAAAAAGGGTTGGAGCTTTACTCCAACGGCGTGCTGATCATGAACAAGAGCCCGGAGCTGCTCCCCGACTATTTCAGCTTTGTCAAAGGGATGGTCGATTCCGAGGATTTATCGCTGAATATTTCCCGGGAGATGCTGCAGCACGACCGCCAGCTGAAGCTGATCGCCAAAAATATCAAGAACAAAATCAAGGCCCAATTGCAAAGCATGCTGAAGGATGAAAGAGAGAAATACGAGCAGTTTTATAAATCCTTCGGCCGACAGCTGAAATACGGGGTTTACAGCGATTACGGCGCGCATAAAGAAGACTTGCAGGATCTTTTGATGTTCTATTCCTCCAAAGAGAAGAAGCTCGTCACCCTGGAGGAATACGTATCGAGAATGCCCGAGGATCAGAAGTACATTTACTATGCAACCGGGGAATCGATCGAGCGGATCGAGAAGCTTCCGCAGACCGAGCTGGTCTCCGACAAGGGGTATGAGATTCTGTACTTCACCGAGGATATCGATGAGTTCGCGATCAAGATGCTCATGACCTATAAAGAGAAGGAATTCAAATCGGTATCAAGCGCCGACCTGGGGATCGAACCGGATGCCGGCGACAAACCGTCCGACGCTGAAGAGAGCGGGAACAAGGAGCTCTTTGAAGCGATGAAAAGCATCCTGGCTGACAAAGTCAAAAGCGTCAAGGCGTCCAAGCGGCTGAAAAGCCATCCGGTATGCTTGTCTGCGGAGGGTGAGGTCACAATCGAAATGGAAAAAGTCCTCAAGGCCATGCCGAACAACCAGGATATAAAGGCGGACAAGGTCTTGGAGATCAACGTCAATCACGAGGTGTTCCAATCCTTGAAGGACGCTTATGCCAG encodes:
- a CDS encoding putative quinol monooxygenase, which translates into the protein MIVLLAKYYCKPGNGDQVQAYLQEVKPLVEASEPGCKLYHVSRSNDNPDLFIIYEHYVDQAALEAHRETPHFIAIIEGKIIPLLERRERELSTLI
- a CDS encoding PAS domain S-box protein, translating into MLMKENQQRYESLFENHPDPVLLLSREAEILNMNDAGEKITGYTKDELLPFKSNLLHEDQELYRRHFHQALKGESQEFESIIRYKAGQAILLRITLVPIMVDKEIIGVYCIAKDISEYRKMQRSLLESILNLLSYSRRVVYYKRSVQVKKKNGEKVRNHEYISCQKFKPRIWRSRDFQ
- a CDS encoding ABC-F family ATP-binding cassette domain-containing protein; the protein is MSILAVKNLSHGFGDRAIFNDISFRLLKGEHIGLIGANGEGKSTFMNIITGKLEPDGGKIEWSKNVRIGYLDQHTVLERGLSIRDVLKSAFQYLLDLEAEMNEICSRMGDADPNQLEKLLEDLGVIQDQLTNSDFYTLDAKVEEIARGLGLHEIGLDRDVQDLSGGQRTKVLLAKLLLEKPDMLLLDEPTNYLDEQHIEWLKRYLLEYENAFILISHDIPFLNSVVNLIYHMENQELNRYVGDYDNFLQVHEMKKQQLESAYKRQQQEIDELKDFVARNKARVSTRNMAMSRQKKLDKMEVIELAKEKPKPTFDFKEARASGKMIFETSNLVIGYDEPLSRPLDLRMERGQKIALTGANGIGKTTLLKSILGEIKSVSGTVELGDYLYIGYFEQEIKGANFKTCIEEVWEAFPSFTQFEVRAALARCGLTTKHIESKIEVLSGGEKAKVRLCKLINKETNLLVLDEPTNHLDVDAKEELKRALKEYKGSILLISHEPEFYRDVVTEIWNCETWTTKVF
- the htpG gene encoding molecular chaperone HtpG, which translates into the protein MAKKQFKAESKRLLEMMINSIYTQKEIFLRELISNASDAIDKIYYKALTDDRLVFNKEDYYIKITADKAARTLTISDTGIGMTKDELENNLGVIAQSGSFAFKKENELKDGHNIIGQFGVGFYSAFMVADVVTVISRALGSEEAFKWESKGADGYTIEPAEKETVGTEIILKIKENTEDERFDEFLEEYRLKAIIKKYSDFIRYPIKMNVTGHRPKEGADNEFEEYTEEQTVNSMVPIWRKNKSELTQEDYDNFYFEKRYGFDKPLKHIHISADGAVVYHAILFIPESTPFDYYTKEYEKGLELYSNGVLIMNKSPELLPDYFSFVKGMVDSEDLSLNISREMLQHDRQLKLIAKNIKNKIKAQLQSMLKDEREKYEQFYKSFGRQLKYGVYSDYGAHKEDLQDLLMFYSSKEKKLVTLEEYVSRMPEDQKYIYYATGESIERIEKLPQTELVSDKGYEILYFTEDIDEFAIKMLMTYKEKEFKSVSSADLGIEPDAGDKPSDAEESGNKELFEAMKSILADKVKSVKASKRLKSHPVCLSAEGEVTIEMEKVLKAMPNNQDIKADKVLEINVNHEVFQSLKDAYARDKEKLKLYTNLLYNQALLIEGLPIQDPVDFTNDICKIMV